From Nitrospirota bacterium, the proteins below share one genomic window:
- a CDS encoding alkaline phosphatase family protein: protein MRRLLSEGQLPQIRKWLVEPGTFTEAVTCFPSTTGPAYLPFLTGRFPGHCNLPGIRWMDRKEYEERSWSSRRVRSYVGWESFLMNTDLLEGTTTLFDRLRGGVNVFSPISSRKGVGHERGRLSKALLFTYAHYTEHWEAVDSVARARFARAVDAGERFVFGAFMAVDELSHHIDSVDERVLRVYRQFDAFIGRICEGLNRSGRLDRSILGVISDHGMTPVNRHLELTTFCEEHGLKTFSYPRIYRHWRNAECAVMVSGNAMAHLYLRRGDSWGPAHAYDDLTPAQRKFLNALCGRDEVDFLALREAGGGVRVLNRDGHAKIRRSKSGISYAPVDADPLKFGKVAFGDDEEALHATVDSDYPDGLVQMEQIFSSARTGDVIVSARRGSDLRYRYEWPEHHSSHGSFIREHMMTPLILNIKVRPEPMRTADLYPTLLEALGEPVEKQLDGVSRLQTASK from the coding sequence ATGCGGCGCCTTCTCAGCGAGGGTCAACTTCCGCAGATCCGGAAATGGTTGGTGGAGCCGGGGACGTTTACCGAGGCGGTGACCTGTTTCCCTTCCACCACCGGCCCGGCCTATCTGCCGTTTCTCACGGGGAGATTTCCCGGTCACTGCAATCTTCCGGGGATCCGATGGATGGACCGGAAGGAGTACGAAGAACGTTCGTGGTCCTCTCGGAGGGTGAGAAGCTATGTCGGTTGGGAGAGTTTTCTCATGAACACGGATCTGCTGGAGGGAACCACAACCCTGTTCGACCGTCTGCGCGGCGGCGTCAACGTCTTCTCACCCATCTCGTCCCGGAAGGGCGTGGGGCATGAGCGCGGGCGGCTCTCCAAAGCGCTGCTCTTCACCTATGCGCACTACACGGAGCACTGGGAGGCGGTGGATTCCGTGGCCCGGGCGCGATTCGCGCGGGCGGTGGACGCGGGGGAACGGTTTGTGTTCGGGGCCTTCATGGCCGTGGACGAGCTGTCCCATCATATCGATTCGGTCGATGAACGCGTTCTCCGAGTCTACAGGCAATTCGATGCGTTCATCGGGCGAATCTGCGAAGGATTGAACCGATCAGGCCGACTGGATCGGTCGATCCTGGGGGTCATCAGCGATCACGGAATGACGCCGGTGAACCGGCATTTGGAATTGACCACGTTTTGTGAGGAACACGGGCTGAAAACGTTTTCCTATCCCCGGATCTACCGCCACTGGCGGAACGCCGAATGCGCCGTGATGGTTTCCGGGAATGCGATGGCCCATCTCTATCTGCGGCGAGGTGATTCGTGGGGTCCGGCGCACGCCTACGACGATCTGACCCCGGCGCAGAGGAAATTTCTGAACGCCCTGTGCGGACGGGACGAGGTGGACTTTCTGGCCTTGCGAGAAGCGGGCGGGGGAGTTCGAGTGCTGAACCGGGATGGCCATGCGAAAATCCGAAGGAGCAAGTCGGGAATCTCGTATGCGCCGGTCGATGCCGATCCTCTGAAATTCGGAAAGGTTGCGTTTGGGGACGACGAAGAGGCGCTTCACGCGACCGTCGATTCCGACTATCCTGATGGCCTGGTGCAAATGGAGCAGATTTTTTCCTCCGCGCGAACGGGTGATGTGATCGTTTCCGCTCGAAGGGGATCTGACCTGCGATACCGCTATGAATGGCCCGAGCACCATTCCTCACATGGCTCGTTCATTCGGGAGCATATGATGACTCCTCTCATTCTTAACATTAAGGTTAGACCGGAACCGATGCGCACGGCCGATCTCTACCCGACTCTTCTGGAGGCGCTCGGTGAGCCGGTGGAGAAGCAGTTGGACGGCGTAAGCCGGCTGCAAACAGCTTCCAAATGA
- a CDS encoding 2,3-bisphosphoglycerate-independent phosphoglycerate mutase has protein sequence MADPFSADYSAILGDLVQVTESRILLIVMDGLGDMRSRELPRTPLEAARTPELDRLAKESALGRLVPVLPGITPGSGPGHLALFGYDPIEFQIGRGVLEAVGLDVPLAEGDVAARGNFCTVDPSGKVSDRRAGRIPTEKTQELCARIRKAVSEIDGCRVIIEPGMSHRFCVVFRGKGLSADLSDADPQKEGKPIPAVQARSKSAAKAAKAVNRFVEEVGKLLRKEPKANGALLRGFSKKPEIPSMKEKFGLEPTCIATYPMYRGLARLVGMAVAKVDPPSMEGEQKCLLAMDRRQTFVYFHWKATDQAGEDGNFEQKVAAIEQVDKALPVLLGAGFDALAISGDHSSPVPMKGHSWHPVPVLVWNKWGGGDGLDRFSETSCNGGSLGIIPMKCLMPLLLAHAMKLKKYGA, from the coding sequence ATGGCCGACCCGTTCTCCGCGGACTACTCCGCCATCCTGGGCGATCTCGTCCAAGTAACGGAGAGCCGAATTCTTCTCATCGTGATGGATGGGCTGGGCGACATGCGGAGCCGTGAGCTTCCGCGCACGCCGCTCGAAGCGGCCCGGACGCCGGAGCTGGATCGGTTGGCCAAAGAAAGCGCGCTGGGCCGTCTCGTGCCGGTCCTTCCGGGGATCACGCCCGGGAGCGGTCCGGGCCATCTTGCGCTGTTCGGATATGATCCCATCGAGTTTCAGATTGGCCGGGGCGTGTTGGAGGCGGTGGGACTCGACGTGCCGCTGGCGGAGGGGGATGTCGCCGCGCGCGGGAACTTCTGCACGGTGGATCCCTCGGGCAAAGTGTCGGATCGCCGGGCGGGTCGGATTCCCACGGAGAAAACGCAGGAATTGTGCGCGCGTATCCGGAAGGCCGTTTCGGAGATCGACGGCTGCCGCGTCATCATCGAGCCGGGGATGTCGCACCGATTTTGTGTGGTGTTCCGTGGAAAGGGGCTTTCGGCGGATCTCTCGGATGCCGACCCGCAGAAGGAAGGAAAGCCGATCCCGGCGGTTCAGGCGCGATCCAAGTCGGCGGCGAAGGCTGCGAAGGCGGTCAATCGATTCGTCGAGGAGGTGGGGAAACTTCTGCGGAAAGAGCCCAAAGCCAACGGAGCGCTCCTGCGGGGATTTTCAAAGAAGCCGGAGATTCCATCGATGAAGGAGAAGTTCGGCTTGGAGCCCACCTGCATCGCCACCTATCCCATGTACCGCGGTCTGGCGCGGCTGGTCGGCATGGCGGTCGCGAAAGTCGATCCGCCCAGCATGGAGGGAGAGCAGAAATGCCTTCTGGCGATGGATCGGCGGCAGACGTTCGTCTACTTTCACTGGAAGGCCACGGACCAGGCGGGCGAGGATGGAAACTTCGAACAGAAGGTGGCCGCCATCGAACAGGTGGACAAGGCGCTGCCGGTCCTCCTGGGGGCCGGATTCGATGCGTTGGCGATTTCCGGCGACCACTCCTCGCCGGTCCCCATGAAGGGCCACAGTTGGCATCCGGTGCCGGTCCTGGTTTGGAACAAATGGGGGGGGGGCGACGGGTTGGACCGGTTCTCGGAGACTTCCTGCAATGGCGGCTCGCTGGGCATCATCCCGATGAAGTGTCTCATGCCGCTTCTGCTCGCGCATGCCATGAAGCTCAAGAAGTACGGGGCATAA
- a CDS encoding tetratricopeptide repeat protein, whose amino-acid sequence MWFVFLVLLLGGSAYLYWLNDWFKDEIVVVLRQGVEGTAMPLGVLVFLAALGGAILAGVTSSINRGRRAMRRWSARKTDRKKAVADEFYRKGMMRLLMGDVAVAREQFAQSLDVFPDYAPARVAEVEAFLKLGDTAGAKKRIAALVAREPKNLDYAFKLAQVLMQNGEHLSAAEELRRIISQDGRRHEWWTLLARCYRNSERWEDALETVEKAIKMGGNPAELDTLQKETAFLRAKSLDSAGDSDGALRVLKSEFSDHSDFVPAHLLWSTILQKQDRGEDAAEHLEKCYARSGAPLYLPAIEDLWIGRHEPNRMIRLYRKAVAEHADSLTVRMLYSNLLLRLGLIDESLDQLHELEESGQNTPLDAHLLSGEAHYRRQNFEKACVEYRKSLGPENQLVLSYTCETCKRPAPAGYQDACPSCGTINGLRLSLA is encoded by the coding sequence ATGTGGTTTGTCTTTCTCGTTCTCCTGCTCGGAGGCTCCGCCTATCTCTACTGGCTGAACGACTGGTTTAAGGACGAGATCGTCGTCGTTTTGCGGCAGGGCGTGGAGGGAACGGCCATGCCGCTGGGCGTTCTGGTTTTTCTGGCGGCCTTGGGAGGAGCGATCCTGGCCGGCGTCACCTCTTCGATCAACCGCGGTCGAAGGGCGATGCGGCGATGGTCGGCCCGCAAGACGGATCGGAAGAAGGCCGTGGCCGACGAGTTCTACCGGAAGGGCATGATGCGTCTCCTCATGGGCGACGTGGCCGTGGCCCGGGAGCAGTTTGCGCAGTCGCTGGACGTTTTTCCCGACTATGCCCCCGCGCGGGTGGCGGAGGTGGAGGCCTTTCTCAAACTCGGAGACACGGCCGGCGCGAAGAAGAGAATAGCGGCGCTGGTGGCGCGCGAGCCGAAAAATCTCGACTATGCCTTCAAGCTGGCCCAGGTGCTGATGCAGAACGGGGAACATCTAAGCGCCGCGGAGGAGTTAAGGCGGATCATCAGCCAGGACGGTCGCCGGCACGAATGGTGGACGCTTCTCGCCCGGTGCTATCGAAACTCCGAACGGTGGGAGGACGCGCTGGAAACGGTGGAGAAGGCCATCAAGATGGGGGGCAATCCGGCGGAATTGGATACCCTGCAAAAGGAGACGGCGTTCCTGCGCGCCAAATCGCTCGATTCCGCGGGGGACTCGGACGGCGCCTTGCGCGTCCTCAAGAGCGAGTTCTCGGACCACTCGGATTTTGTTCCGGCTCACCTTCTGTGGTCGACCATCCTTCAAAAGCAGGACCGTGGGGAGGATGCCGCCGAGCATCTGGAAAAATGCTACGCGCGCTCCGGCGCTCCGCTCTACCTGCCCGCGATCGAAGACCTTTGGATCGGGCGGCATGAACCGAATCGGATGATCCGCCTGTACCGGAAAGCCGTGGCTGAGCACGCGGACTCCCTGACGGTGCGGATGCTCTACTCGAACCTGCTCCTGCGTCTTGGGTTGATCGACGAATCGCTCGACCAGCTTCATGAACTGGAGGAGAGCGGACAGAACACGCCGTTGGATGCACACCTGCTCTCCGGCGAAGCCCACTATCGCCGGCAGAATTTCGAGAAGGCGTGCGTGGAGTATCGCAAGAGCCTGGGACCCGAAAACCAGCTTGTTCTTTCCTACACCTGCGAGACCTGCAAGCGCCCGGCGCCCGCCGGGTATCAAGACGCCTGTCCTTCGTGCGGCACCATCAACGGCCTGCGCCTGAGCCTGGCGTAG
- the rsfS gene encoding ribosome silencing factor: MTHPHAGTAEAASHLGSPKTGIRNGHLTPDALLRRCVDCLEEKQAQNIVVLDVRALCSYTDYIVVASGSSDRHISAMAEGLLQRLREEGVRPLGCEGLRSTQWALIDWSDVVVHLFHGSVREYYDIEGLWYNAPRLTMKQQSSGPIPVAPLDSRS; this comes from the coding sequence TTGACCCACCCGCACGCGGGCACGGCCGAGGCCGCTTCCCATCTTGGATCTCCCAAGACCGGGATCCGAAACGGCCACCTCACTCCGGATGCCCTTCTCCGGCGCTGCGTGGATTGCCTGGAGGAGAAACAGGCCCAGAATATCGTCGTCCTGGACGTGCGTGCCCTCTGCTCCTATACGGACTACATTGTGGTGGCGAGCGGGTCTTCCGACCGGCACATTTCCGCCATGGCCGAGGGGCTGTTGCAGCGACTTCGGGAGGAAGGCGTCCGCCCGCTCGGATGCGAGGGCCTTCGATCGACGCAGTGGGCGCTGATCGATTGGTCGGACGTGGTGGTTCACCTCTTTCACGGATCGGTGCGAGAGTACTATGATATTGAAGGGCTGTGGTATAATGCGCCGCGATTGACCATGAAACAACAATCGTCGGGCCCCATCCCGGTCGCTCCGTTAGACTCCCGATCCTAG
- the nadD gene encoding nicotinate (nicotinamide) nucleotide adenylyltransferase, which translates to MKPLRIAVFGGTFDPVHFGHLRSIQEVQDRMRFDKVFIIPNRRPPHKSDRHPAPFNHRLSMLRLALGRNAVIQVSDIEGRRGGPSFTVETLRQLQASRVGARLFLILGVDSFAEIGTWKRFREVLDDCDIVVMERPGRKERKGASWIPLEVRRLYGYDAAKGVYRNKANKTLALVRVTPFDVSASAVRQAVKEGRSIRFLTPPAVERYIQEHRLYR; encoded by the coding sequence TTGAAGCCCCTTCGGATCGCCGTCTTCGGCGGCACCTTCGATCCCGTTCACTTCGGCCACCTCCGCTCGATCCAGGAGGTCCAGGACCGGATGCGGTTCGACAAGGTGTTCATCATTCCCAATCGCCGGCCTCCCCACAAGTCGGATCGCCACCCGGCTCCATTCAATCACAGGCTGTCCATGCTTCGGCTGGCTTTGGGTCGAAACGCCGTTATCCAGGTGTCGGACATCGAAGGAAGGCGCGGAGGCCCTTCGTTCACCGTCGAGACGTTGAGGCAGCTCCAGGCCTCGCGTGTCGGCGCACGGCTGTTCCTCATTCTCGGAGTGGACAGCTTCGCTGAAATCGGGACGTGGAAAAGATTCCGCGAGGTCCTCGACGACTGCGATATCGTGGTCATGGAGCGTCCCGGCCGGAAAGAGCGGAAGGGGGCATCGTGGATCCCGCTTGAAGTTCGGCGCCTCTACGGGTATGATGCTGCGAAAGGCGTGTACAGGAACAAGGCGAACAAGACGCTTGCGCTGGTCAGAGTGACGCCTTTCGATGTTTCGGCCAGCGCGGTGCGTCAAGCGGTCAAGGAAGGCCGATCGATCCGGTTTCTCACTCCCCCCGCCGTCGAACGCTACATTCAGGAGCATCGTCTTTATCGCTAG